The following DNA comes from Dermacentor andersoni chromosome 2, qqDerAnde1_hic_scaffold, whole genome shotgun sequence.
CCGTCTTGGCTTGAACGAGCGAGCGACGCGCGACCGCTTCATTGAGAGATTGGTGCCGAAATGTCGGAATGGGAGCGGAGTTTTGATCTTCTGATGTTGAAACCGTCGTCCAGGCCATGGCGTCGGGATCATAACCCCTCAGGAATGACGCGGGAGCCGCCATTTTACCTCGGGAGGCCGGTTCCACGCCGCCGGGAGTCGGCGTCGCCGTATGGCCTAACGGCGTCGCCCACGTAGGCGGGTGTAATTCGGTCGTAAAATCTTCAAACGTGGTCCCACCTGGTGAACATTAGTATCCACGTGGTCCAGACGGTTTGCTGCGTCGATTGACGTCGGTCTTGCTGGGGTGCAGAGGATTGAGCCGTGACTCCAGCCGAAAATCGACGGAGCCGACACACCACACGTCTTACGCCGCCGCGCGCTAGCAGCGTCTCCCGTTGGAGAGAAGCTGATCTTATATAATTATGTGGTTGTGAAGTGGGTAAGCATTGTGGTGCTTCTGATGCAACGGAGGGGAGCCCATTACCTGGTAACTGGTTTGCCTCTAGGATGTCTAATCTACTCATAATTGCTTCTATTGCCTTAGCCATTTGATTCATCATTTCGTCCCGTTTTTTATTTGACTTTTGTATCTCTACTAGGGTCTTTTGAATATCGGCTAATGGTTTATCTACCACTGTGTTATCTTGTTTATCACTCCTGGCTTGGACCTTGCGTTAGAGTGGAGGGGGGTCATCCCCTTCATCCATCTTATTGTCCGGGATTTCAGATGGCTCTTTCAAGCTCGCGTGTGGAGCGGAAGTTACCTGATTTATTTGGTTTTTTCCTTCCTTGAGAATTTTTATTTCATCGCTCATACGTGCTAGCAAAATCCTCAACTGCGCGTTCTCGTGTTTTAGTTGCTTTATCTCGTTATTattggcagtctccccaccagccCCCGGGCGTAAGCCatcgaccacgtctgcccagctcacagTGGTTGTTTGGTTTGCTGAAGAGGATGGCCTAGTTctggacctggatctggatcCGGGTCGTGTCCCGGGTGTCCTGGAGCCGGACCGTGATAAGGATCTGGTGGTGGATGGAGACCTTGTTCTCGATCTGGAGCGTCGTTCCCTGGCGTTTGGGAGGCCACGTGTTCCACCAGACTCTGCGCGGTCTTCTCTTGAGGTAGCGTTTTCAAGTTCTTCTTGTCGTTCTCGTTGCAGTCTGTGCCATTGCCTCTGTTTAACGATGAAGGGCTTCTTGAATTTGGCTTTGCACGTCTTGTCTGCGGTCGGATGGTCCTCGCCGCATAACTGACATTTATGTTGGCACCTATGGTCTTTATCTGGGTTTGGTGTTCCACATCCCGCACAAATCTTGTTGTCGGGGTCGGGACATACATCTCCTCTGTGTCCAAGTCTGTTGCATTGGTGACtgaaatccacttgtttcctaTACAAGGAGCAAGGGAGTAGCGCTGCCCTGTATCGGGCGTACGTGGGCACTTtgtgtccttcaaagagcacaatcactgtggtagtaTTACTGAGTCTTTTTGCTGCTATCGCCGTTGCTCGTAACCACCGCTGCTGTGATGTCTCTTGGGCCCTCGTCGAGTGGGATTCCTCTGTTGACTCCTTTGGCCGTCATGTCAGGTGATGTCTCGTAAGCATTGGTCTCGTAAAACGTGTCTTGAATCTTGATACGTGCTATTTCCTGATATTTGTTTGCACGCTCTTGACCCGATGTACTGACGGGCAGGATATTTTAATAATTGTTGGGGCAGACAGTGTCCTCCTCCCTTTCGTCTCGAGGAATGCCTGCCGCATCTTGTACCGCCGCTGTGAGGTGAACTGTACCGTGCTCGGATATTTTGAGTCCTCCACGCTGTCTGATCACAATCTTGTAATCCCCTCttggcaaatgtggcattctgctTGCCTTGCATATTTCCTCTAGCCTGCCTTTCCACGGGTCATTGTTACACTTGTCGAGCCGCGTCGGCGACAAGGTGCTCTCGCGATGTTGGGAGGTTTGCCGGTCTGATCTGTGTCTGACCTCCTTCCATCCCTTCCTTATATCCATTTCTTCCTGGGATACGCTGCACCCCTCTACGGTGACTTCCCTTATTGAGAAAATGATTAGCAATTGTTGAGGAAGCCGGCTCCGGCGCGTGGCCTCGTGGCTCTCCCGCCACGAGGTCCGGCCAAAATATTGTCGTAGAGGTTTGAAAAATTGGAACCCCACCTGGTTTTTGGTATCCACTTGTTCCTGGGAACGGGCTGAGTCCGTTGATGTGCAATAGCGGGTGGCTTTTTGGTGATTTGCGCTACAAAAACATTCGTGGAATACGGAGCCGACGTGATGTGCATCCGCTTCCACTGGCTTCTTCCTgttcgaaagagagagagagacaaaaggggagtaaagacagggaggttagccagtgcaaataccggctggctaccctgtgctggggaaaggggcacagggataaaaggtgaaagaagaagaaagaaaactgagaaaaattcacacagtaacgcgatgctacgcgctacaacattcaaaggtgatcgcacaattcgcatgccttcaaaaacttcagcaaagcccttgaggccttgagtgccgaaacccaccaggaccagtgtcctagaactttttcctctgtgaaggggcgattgtccagtttttagAGCGTGGTCGCGAGCACTTTTCGTGGcacattgtaacggggacagtcgcGGAGAAGGTGcccgatcgtctcctcgcagccgcaggtgtctaaagtagggctgtcggccattccaatgcggaaggaataggagttcgtgaatgccacgccgggCCACAgacggcacagaagtgttgcttccgctcgggGTGAatctggtggaagacggagttgcagacgtggatccaatctgtggagacgtgcgttcgtgaattcactggtgctCTACAGAtactgcgtaagctcgcgtgcgagggagcgaagacttgtggctgcatctgttcttgacagtggtattggtatataTGGGCACCATTGTGGGtcgatcgggcagcgtcatccgcactgttcCGCACTGCAATTGAacaattctttgtttaattattaaCTTTGTTAGTTGCAAATGTGCATTTTTGATGTGTACTGTACTGTTGCTACTGGGCGGTATCCGGTACCTCTGTGAGGCACTCATTGCCTTGGGTTCCTGCATCTTCTTGAGATTTTATATATTTGCAAGAAATAAacgcaaattcaaataatttttcgggCCCCCATGGTTCAGCATGTGTGATTGATAAATCGGTCTCTGTTTCTTAATTATAAATAAAACTGACAAAAGCATTTCTAGGCTCTTCGTCTTGTTACTCTGATAGCACTTGGACACTCCAGTGGCATTTTTTCTGTcgtcatcgccgtcgccgtggtgttccgcATAAAGaccaaaggcgataacaccgtcgccgcgcgccgtatgctgtatgtgccagtgaaagtgTACGAGGCTGAGcctacgatcgcggctcaatctcgcgtgagCAAGAtcggaaagcggagaggaagcgcgccattTTTGGTCACACGCAAGGAACAGGGGCGAGGGGAGGGAGGGGTTGTACTTCGGCAGCAAGTGCGTAGGGCGCGGCCACGCGCGTTCGCGCGGGATTTGTCTTGAAGGCGATcagctttgggggcacagtctaggctgtggctcgtagctttgcgtacactgtgttctcgctgctcagtttgctttgaagcgatagacagcacggaAGTCacttggctcgctgctgctgccacgcttccttacgctagcgttttcacagcgagtgtccacggtcatcgagtgtgatgtgtgcatgtttgcctgtacacgctgacaccatgcttgtatAATCTTGTAAACGGGTGTTTACAagattatacggccgatgaaatcACTGTCCGTACTTATTATGGTTGTGTACTAATTTGCAATTGgctatcgccatcaatgcttcacctctcgggtgaaactgcgacatttaGCAATAGTAacatagttggtacgccactgtcTTCGCACAATGGTATAGCGGCTGTATTTGGAAGAGGAGAAACGTGCCAGGGTCGCGGTATACTCATGCACAATTCGACGCCCTTAGCTTCTTCAAGACGCCGGCACTCACTTATGATGTGGATGCTAGTAAAGTTATCGTACACGAAAAGGTTAAAGGATGTCTGCTATGTACTTCAGTACATGATTCACCTTTTCTTACTCTGAAATTCGCTCATCCACCTTGCGACAAAGCGCGAAAACATCCTGAGTATACGTCAAATATGACTCGGTTGACGTCTGGACGCGAGGCCCATGTTCCTTCTTCGTTGATTTTGATGCCGAAAACGTCGCCGAACTTTTTCTTGCATTGTTTCCCGCTTCTTAGCTCCTCCTCATGTGTCTGAAACCAGACCCTCGCCGTGCCTTTCAAGTAGAAGATCAAGTTGGCGAATGTGAGAGTCTGTTCCCACCTGCTGTTCTCGTTGACGTGCGCGTACATCCCGAGCCAATCTTCGACGCCAAAATAGCCGGTGCCCCTAAACGTACCAGGGCAGGGGTACTGAGACAAGATGACGGGTGGCATGGCGGTCACCATAGTGACCACCATTGTTGCAGCCGCTTCGTCAGTCAGCATGGTGGTAGCGGCCAGGGGCccataacgtaagactattcctatctggcttttattccaatctccttccGTCAAATTTATGCAATGCCAGCGTAAGCATCGGGCGGAggcccgcagcgttgtttgaacagcccaatcaaacgctctcctcgtttataggaggtcacttttctttgctttcaatgACAATAGCACTGCCTGCTTtcataactttctttttcttatttttcaaacggctggcaagaggcgaggagcacaggCAGGAGTGGGGAGGCTTTCGTTGTGACTGAGCTAGGGCAGTGaaagtaggaaggaaggaaacagaaaagcagaaggcagggaggttaaccacaataatgtccgattggctaccctacaccgggggaatgggaaaggggaaaacaaagatgacagggagagagaggagggaaggaaagtaaCCAGATGAGGAGGGAGCTGCCGGCATCTTCAATTGGCCCGCTTCGCCTTGCTAGCTTGCGGTCGCTGGTAGAAATTCACTGCGGCGTGCAACAGAAGGTTAAAGATGCCCCTAAAACGGATACTCAGCGGAAAAGAGTAGGCCAAGTGATTTCGTGTATTTGCCAAAAGGGATCGACAGCTTTACACAGCTAAGCAAAAAAATGTATGCGCAAATAAATGGATTCTCCCCGGCAGCTCCAAGTAACCAGTCTAAGCAAAAAGAAGTGTACGCACAAATAAATGAATTCTCTCCGGCAGCTCCAAGTAGCCACTGCCAGAgcaatcggcgggcagccatgCTCTATTATTTCCAGAACGGGGTAGTCTCTATGCATATTCCGAAAAAagttcacttttgttcggcatattaatgcatctttaacgcgtacacgtcactttgatgtggttcgttttcgcggtttcgtagcgtcgcgtgacagaaagatCAAGTGGGCGCACATCTAAAGCTTTTccccaatagcggagggctaatgcgtgcgtgcgtgtgtgtgcgcgtgtgtgtgcgtgtgtgtgtgtgtgtgtgcgcgcgcgtgtgtgtgtgtgtgtgtgtgtgtgtgtgtgcatgtgtgtgtgcatgtgtgtgtgcatgtgtgtgtgcatgtgtgtgtgtatgtgtgtgtgtgtgtgtgcgcgcgcgtgtgcgtgtgcgtgtgcgtgtgcgtgtgcgtgtgcgtgtgcgtgcgtgcgtgcgtgcgtgcgtgtgtgtgtgtgtgtgcgtgcgtgcgtgcgtgcgtgcgtgcgtgcgtgcgtgcgtgcgtgcgtgcgtgcgtgcgtgtgtgtgtgtgtgtgtgtgtgtgtgtgtgtgcgcgtgcgcgtgtgcgtgtgcgtgcgcgtgtgcgtgtgcgtgcgcgtgtgcatgtgcgtgtgcgtgcgtgcgtgcgtgcgtgtgtgtgtgtgtgtgtgtgtgtgtgtgtgtgtgtgtgtgtgtgtgtgtgtgtgcgcgcgtgcgtgcgtgcgtgcgcgtgtgcgtgcgtgtgtgcgtgcgtgtgtgtgcgcgtgcgtgtgcgtgtgtgtgtgtgcgcgcgtgcgtgcgtgtgtgtgcgtgcgtgcgtgcgtgcgtgcgtgcgtgtgtgtgtgtgtgtgtgtgtgtgtgtgtgtgtgtgtgtgtgtgtgtgtgtgtgtgtgtgtgtgtgtgtgtgtgtgtgagagagagagagagagaaaccataGCTGAAACGAGCACACGTTACACTGAAATACATTTTATGATCAGTAGGGTTTATCTCATAAATTCCAATACAGAAAGGCGCGTGAAGAGTTGTGCCACATAAGTACAGGCTTTTTCGAAAGTACTCACGaagaaaaaggaacagaaaagacaATAACATGAAGACGATCCAACTACAATTACCTCGCTGGAGGCTAATCGATTCAAGCAATGACTTAAAGACACGAAAAGTTGCTGACTGACTGCAGGGAATTGGTAAATCGTTACATCTGCGTTACTTTTGTTTCAACTCGTTTGTTAGAATGTCGTAGAAGGCTTGCGCGCCATAAAGCAAGCTAGTTCGGCTTTCTTATTTTTATATCTTTTGAATTACCGCCAATCAGCACAAGCTATTTAGCGAGTTGTTTTCCTGAGTTTCCTTTGATGATATCGCCCCATTTTCTCGCAAGGACATCAGCTTTATCATTAATATCCCTCTGGGTACACGCATCAGTACTACATTTCCGAAAACATTACGTCACGAAATTTTGTTTACTCCGCTTCGAGATTGTTTTCTGCCGGTCAACCGATTCAAATTGCTTGTCTGTATGTAATAATGCGAAGCCGTCTTTAATACCTCCCCGGGTTCTTTCGCATCGTCGTCGCAGTCGGGCTAGCCTCCGCGCCTCACTGGCATCCACGTCTCAGTCAGTTGTGTTGTGAGAAGTTGTGTAGCCGTGACGTCATGCGTTTTATCCTCTCGTGTACTCGAAACGGCGCAtggtaaacaaaaataaaggtcTTATTGCAAAGCATTCTTTGCTCTTACCAGACACTTTGTGGTAGGTAGATATATAGGTAGATAGGCACGTATCTGTCATGCCTCGTTTGGGGCCTCCTCAATAAAACAATTGCTCGTCCGATGGTGGGACTTGAACCAGGGGGATCAACTGCAGTGCTCTACCCATTAAGCTGCAGATGTAATGGACAACGACAAAGTGTCTTCTTGGAATAACGCTTCTCTTTGTGTTCTATGGTTTTTGGCGAAATCTTCAgaatttcctggtgcctcggCTCCCTGTCTTGTGACCATGGGCGCGGAGTCTTCCAGAAGCCAGCCTGGCCAGGAGTCATCACGGCCGTCCTTCGCGATGAAGATGGGAAGCTTGCTCAATGACGCCGAGTGCACTGAGCTGTACATCGTGTCGGGTGAAGACTCATCGGATGGCCGCTTCACCTATCTCCGCAGAAAGAGAGCCATAAAGGAGGAACGTCAACGCGAATGCATCAACGCAAGTGAGCACGGCGACCGTaaagtcaaggcctgaacgctgaCCTCACGCCATCGTCTTCGTGCCCAAGGAATCTTTAAGCAACCTCCGACTGCTTAGCAACGAGCACTGGTAGTGCACTGGTAGTGTGGTAGCGCAGAATGAAACTAAGGGCTTCCGGACAAGTGCGCGAAAAAATGTCCTCGCACTCGATGTTTCCAACGGGAGTGGGCTGGAAAAActgcagatagagagagagaaggaagataacgcagggaggttaaccagactgagtccagtttgctaccctacacgtggggaggggaatgggtagtgaaagagagagagacaaaacatGATTCTATACCGAACTTTCGcgtgcactaagttaggtgtagaatgtctatagtcgggcactcaagtctgttgccgtcaggtagtgaagaagcgctcgaactgctttctgggctaatgaactgtgaggccaggtacccaagatctttgcttctgtaaatggcctgtcatccagtctattcaaggcatcaaagagaaagaaagagaaaagggtgccagaggcagttccggttggctaccctgcacgggggaagggttaagcgggataaaaagagaaagagagtggaaggtggagatagagagaaagagagacgagcccGAACAAACCGCGTGctctacagagcggtagggggcggcgttcttaaattCACGCATCAAATTGCGTTAATATTTCCCGATGGCCGATGCATCCACAGCGGGTGTCATTTAGGACATTGATGTCGCCATTGCCAACGCGTGCTTGCCTACCCACGTCAAACTAGCGAGTGAGGGTGCTGTCATCACGCATGGGAGCCGCCTTTGAACCACGCGCTGCGTCAGACTGATTTTGAAAGGAGATATACCATGTCAcatcaaagtcggtcacttccaACATCTTGTTCGGTCATTCGTGCAAAAGGTTCTTTAGTGCCGCTAGTTCCTTGTGCTTGGACATGTCAAGGCGGTGTCTCCGAGCACCTTACTGTTTCCCCGGGGAGCTGAACCTCACGCGGAAGACActtgccgggctactgtcctgaagtgcggcaactgtaattATTGTCGTGCTGCCTCGTTTCTAATTTCTAATTACCtatttatgagatcgttctttgtgtgtaccggcAATCACCAGACCACACTACACTACACTTACCGAGGCGTTCCTCAAGCTGAGTACTAAGCcccaccctattcaacctcacactcattggtctcgctGAACATTTGcgagcagcgatcaagatatatATGTGCGCAGACGTCATATTTGTATAGACTtgaggtgtgacacgtcctcagatacgtacAAGACTTCcaaaagctgctactctgacagctgTACACCTCCGCAAGCAAGGTCtcgaaatctcgtcagacaaatgtgctcTGGTGGCATTCGCCCGCAAAACAATGACACTCTACGCCACCTCCACAAATAGTCAGATCATTTCTTGTGAGAAGACTCACATATTTCTTGGCATAATTATTGATaaagatctctcatggagcccgcacgtgacctacctAAAGAGCGCCTGACAGTAATTTTCCAGCTTTTCAAGTTCCTGGGCGGAAAAACTTGGGGTATATCAATGCATGCAATGTTGCAATTGACAGGACACCTTTTCTGGGTTTCTTTagatacagtttgcccttactgaccaacacTGGCAGGACAAATGTTCATACTTTGCAGGCTATTGATGATCAGGTTCTCAGCGTTTGTCTTGGTCTGCCAAAACGCGCATCAACAGTGGCGACCATTGGCCCGGGTCCAAccaatacaaacacacattgcggttgAAGCGCTGAGAGTGCACATTAAGCATTTTTCCTGAGCCAGTTTCCATCATCTTGCAGCACTAACGTCAGAAAGGCGGCAGGCATCATTTTGTGTaacgatttcggattattacacccgccttccatcaggcttcacccccgcagcTAAGCCATCAATTCCTCCATGGTGCttggctcgacctgcagtgcactTCACCTTACCATGAATCAGAAAATATCTAAGCTGTTATCACCTGTCCTTAAACAACTATCTCTACTCATTCTGCACGAGAGAGACGCCGACCACATACAAATTTATACTGATGGGCAGCAACTCTCCAGTGTTACTCTGGAGACATTGTTTTCCCAAGCCAGAGCACCcgccatcagtttcaagacgtgtCACCCGAAGACATCGACGGCTGGGGGACTTGCaactcttcgcgctgcacttcgtatCGTTAGCCGAGAACAACcgcgaagatggtcaatattcagtgactagAAAGCAGCACTACAATCTTTTGTTATCAGCCATGGgacgtggaccacacgaacaactggtttTCGATATTAAATAACTAAGCCATACCTTtgctgagaaaggacaccacgtaacatttcagtggctttctagtcactgcggcgtcataggtaaCGAACACGCCGGTAACGCTGCTTGGTCGGCTCTTCATGGTGGCAAAGAAGATTcggtaccattatcaaggacacaTGCCGCTAGAAACCTTCAAATTCTCACACGAGATATCATGTTCGCCATGTGGAACACCCGAAGTTTACAAGGCAACGGCTGCACCACCTAGACTCTATCTTCTCCTCACCTTCGCATCCCAGCTCGACTCTGCCGACGCGAGGCTACCCTTCTTTGTCGAATATTGCTAGGAGTGGCTTTTacgaagtcttttgctttccgaatcgaaTTGGCTGAAGACgtctcgtgtgatgactgtggtagcgaggagacCACTCAAAGCGTTGTCTGACTGTCCTCACTACAATTTACAAAGacgatcactcgcaatcgcgTAGTGCGCTTTAATCAAAGACTTTTAACAGAGGAAATCAGATAggaatgccgacatcacaagctATAGCAGCGGAGGTCAACGAAGCCACTGTTGCAGTTTGTAAGGAGAACAGACATGAACAAGCGTCGGTAGCCGGAACTGATGTTCATAATGCTACAAGCGCTACTGTGATGTGCGGTGATAGTATGCGGTgatagtgaccgactgtgattgtgtatctgtgctccctttctctctctctctctatctctatcgcTCTCTCTACTTTCCTATCCCTTTACCttctctctccccagcgtagggtagcaaaccggatatacTCCTCTGGTTAACTTCACTGCCTTTCCCCTGTCTTctggatctctctctctctgcagtgcATAGCTTGGGAGAATAACAACTTTCATCCCACTCCTTCCCACTTGCAAGCTGGCGCTTTGAGACGATTAGTGTGAGTCACGTCCTATAGCAATAATTTGGTTCCCTAGCTCATGCGAGAGAGCACCTTGTTCCACCATCCTTCTCCCATTGAAGCCAGCGCTTTATAGAAAATTGATTCTGGGATTGGATCTTATGATGAAAAGAGCTATGAAAGTGTTCATAGTTTCGAAATTATGCCCTGTttatgaggtacgccatagtCGAGAACTCCGCTTTAATTTttaccacttggggttctttaatgagtacctaaatcaaagcacacgggcgttttcgcatttagcctccatcgaaacgcggccgccgcagcAGAGATCGAGCCGGCAGTCTCGAGCCCAGCAacgcgcaacgccatagccactaagctaccgcccTAAAACAGGTAAGGCCGTGAATACGGACAACCTGAGGCCCATATCACTGACCTCATGTGCGGGCAAGCTTATGGAGACGATGGTTCGGGATGGTTCGGGCTTCTTTGCAGTCACCCTGTTCGGGTTTCGCCCCCACATGTCTGCACAGGATGTCCTTCTCCAGCTGCACAGGGATGTAACACGACCCACAACTATGCAACACAACGACAAAGCCATCCTCGCCCTTGAACTGAAGGGGGCTTTCGACAATGTTAAACACGGAAGCATCCTGGCCAACTTGAGTTCTACCGATTGTGGGGCTAGGGCCTACGCGTATGTAAGAGATTTCTTGACTAATCGCCAGGCCTTCCTTCGGATTGAGGGCGAGGAATACGGCCCTTATATGATGGGAACAcggggtacccctcagggagcggTGTTATCACCGCTCCTGTTCAACATAGCTATGATGCGCCTCCCAAGCCAACTGGCCCGGGTGGAAGGCATTCAACACgcgttatatgcagatgacattacaATTTGGACCACTGAGGGGAGCCTGGGGGACATGGAGGCCCGCCTTCAGCAGGCCGCTTCCATAGTCGATGCGTATGCTATGGACTGTGGGCTCCAATGTGCTCCAGCGAAATCAGAGCTTCTGCATGTCAGATCGAACCCAAAGGATAGGACAGCAATTCACATCTCTCTGTCAGGAGGTCCTATTAGAGAGGTGGAGGAGCTCCGTATTCTGGGCCTTTTCATTCACCACAGACTCAGACCGGACTCCACCATTGTGAAACTCAAGAGAGTAGGCGAACAGGTAGGGCGTATGATCCGCCGCGTTTCCAACAAGCGGGGCGGTCTGCGGGGCAGGGACGCGCTTCGGCTCGTCTATGCCTTCGTGACTAGCCGGATCCTCTACGCCGTGCCATATCTCCGCACTACTAAGCAAGACGAGGCGCGAATAGACGCCATCATCCGCAAGGCAACTAAGCGAGCCCTGGATCTCCCGGTGGCTACGTCTAATgccaaactgaaggcattggggGTGCTAAACTCCTACCAGGAGCTGCGGGAGGCCCACCTCGTGGACCAATACACGCGGCTCATGCAGACGGCCCCTGGGCGCCGCCTGCTAAACCGCTTACACATCCAACACGACTGCACTCCAGAGGAGACGGAGCGTATCCCAGTACTGTGGCGCCATATGCTCTGGGTCTCCCCACTCCCCCGTAACATGGACACCGACATGCACGAAAACAGACGACAAGCGCGGGCTCGGGCTCTTGAGAGAGAACACGGCTCCCGACCCGGTGTATATTATGTAGACGTAGCAGGGCCGTCGCCCACTGGATTTTACACGGCCGCTGTTGTTCACCAGGAAATGCACGTCGATGGACTCTCTTTTCGAGCCCCGAATTCAATGCGAGCCGAGGAAGTAGCGATAGCGCTTGCTGCCGCCCACGCCAATTCGAGAATCATCATTACGGACTCCCGAAAAGCATGTGATCATTACTTGGCTGGGGAGATCTCCCCCTTAGCTGCTTGCATTCTAAGACGGACTGCCACTGATCCAACACCGAAAAGAATCATTTGGGCTCCTGGCCATCAGGGCGTACGAGATAATGAGGCCGCTGACGCGGCTGCCCGAGCGCTTATTTACCGGGCTCCTCATCCCAGCTCTTCTGGCTCGGAGACTAACCAGCCGCTGCTGCGATTCAGGGAAATAATAACGCATTATAGCGACAACCACCGCCTTTTCCCGGCCCCTGCCAAGGGGCTGAGTAAGACGGAGGAGCGAACTTTAAGGcgcctgcagacaggtactctgctCTGTCCTGCAATCTTAAAGCATTACGATCCTAACACGGATGGGCgatgcccgcactgtggggagacCTGTGATAtcttccacatggtgtgggcatgtacTCAAAATCCTCACCTCCCCCCTTCCCCTACCCCTTCCAGAGAGGCATGGGAGACTGCCCTCCTCAACTGCTCCTCGCTTGAGTCCCAAAGGGCTCTGGTGAAACGGGCGAGAGACGGGGCATTGTCATGCGATGTCCCGGACTAGGGACACCGACCA
Coding sequences within:
- the LOC126541002 gene encoding uncharacterized protein — translated: MMRLPSQLARVEGIQHALYADDITIWTTEGSLGDMEARLQQAASIVDAYAMDCGLQCAPAKSELLHVRSNPKDRTAIHISLSGGPIREVEELRILGLFIHHRLRPDSTIVKLKRVGEQVGRMIRRVSNKRGGLRGRDALRLVYAFVTSRILYAVPYLRTTKQDEARIDAIIRKATKRALDLPVATSNAKLKALGVLNSYQELREAHLVDQYTRLMQTAPGRRLLNRLHIQHDCTPEETERIPVLWRHMLWVSPLPRNMDTDMHENRRQARARALEREHGSRPGVYYVDVAGPSPTGFYTAAVVHQEMHVDGLSFRAPNSMRAEEVAIALAAAHANSRIIITDSRKACDHYLAGEISPLAACILRRTATDPTPKRIIWAPGHQGVRDNEAADAAARALIYRAPHPSSSGSETNQPLLRFREIITHYSDNHRLFPAPAKGLSKTEERTLRRLQTGTLLCPAILKHYDPNTDGRCPHCGETCDIFHMVWACTQNPHLPPSPTPSREAWETALLNCSSLESQRALVKRARDGALSCDVPD